One window of Saccharopolyspora phatthalungensis genomic DNA carries:
- a CDS encoding B12-binding domain-containing radical SAM protein: MKVALLYPEVYDMARFKENRKEFPPFGVLYLAAVIEQAGHAVVIEKVTPYSDSLDLSEFDAVGFSLASSATYGIMLQARMSSTIRDDALVMVGGVHCNFYPRDSIRDFRAHVATDGESEESILEILDRAAGKSFAGVAGAWWYDNGELKHEASRPLLRDIDQLPLPARHLLPTEDFVISDRLAGRNYRMAHVMFSRGCPFPCSFCAAGQTRIQYRSGQSARRELTHLIDSYGIEGFAIVDDNFIVNKNKVGDICEKITDLNLKWSALSRVDTIDETLLGKMAASGCIEIKYGMESGSEPLLKAMRKNTKRQQITRAIRATVDAGIEAKVFVIHGFPGENNTTTDDTISLLSELGSDLSRVSLFRFVPLPGTQVYDQADVYSVKGTHLQSDWDGDWSKFHIHHNDQHWWGTDEQWKETNESYVRLKEFVEANWNSQG, from the coding sequence ATGAAGGTTGCCCTTCTCTACCCAGAAGTCTACGACATGGCACGCTTCAAGGAGAATCGGAAGGAATTCCCACCTTTCGGCGTCCTGTATCTTGCTGCCGTCATTGAACAGGCGGGGCATGCTGTCGTCATCGAAAAGGTTACTCCATATTCAGACAGTCTTGATCTGTCGGAATTCGACGCTGTTGGCTTTAGTCTCGCCAGCTCCGCCACGTATGGCATCATGCTCCAGGCTCGAATGTCGTCGACGATTCGCGATGATGCGCTGGTAATGGTCGGCGGTGTTCATTGCAACTTCTACCCGCGCGATAGCATTCGCGATTTCAGGGCGCACGTCGCCACCGATGGAGAGTCGGAGGAATCGATACTGGAGATTCTCGACCGCGCGGCAGGCAAAAGCTTCGCGGGTGTCGCCGGAGCGTGGTGGTACGACAACGGCGAATTGAAACACGAGGCTTCCCGGCCTCTTCTGCGCGATATTGACCAGCTCCCCTTGCCCGCGCGTCACCTGCTGCCGACCGAGGACTTCGTGATCTCCGATCGGTTGGCTGGGCGGAACTATCGCATGGCGCACGTCATGTTCTCGCGTGGCTGTCCGTTCCCCTGTAGCTTCTGCGCCGCCGGACAAACCCGAATCCAGTACCGCAGCGGGCAGAGTGCTCGCCGCGAGCTGACACACCTCATCGATTCCTACGGCATCGAGGGCTTCGCCATCGTCGACGACAACTTCATTGTCAATAAGAACAAGGTGGGCGACATCTGCGAGAAGATCACCGACCTAAACCTCAAGTGGTCGGCGTTGTCTCGCGTGGACACGATTGACGAGACCCTGCTAGGGAAGATGGCCGCGTCTGGTTGCATCGAAATCAAGTACGGCATGGAGTCCGGCAGTGAGCCATTGCTGAAGGCCATGCGCAAGAACACGAAACGCCAGCAGATCACCCGCGCTATCCGCGCCACGGTCGATGCAGGGATTGAGGCCAAGGTGTTCGTCATCCACGGATTCCCGGGCGAGAACAACACGACCACCGACGATACGATTTCGCTACTGAGCGAACTCGGCTCTGACCTCTCTCGCGTATCCCTGTTCCGCTTTGTCCCGCTGCCCGGCACCCAGGTCTACGATCAGGCCGATGTCTACTCGGTGAAGGGAACCCACCTTCAGTCTGACTGGGACGGCGACTGGTCGAAGTTTCACATCCACCACAACGATCAGCATTGGTGGGGAACCGACGAGCAATGGAAGGAAACCAACGAGTCCTACGTTCGACTCAAGGAATTCGTGGAGGCCAATTGGAACAGTCAAGGCTAG
- a CDS encoding cytidylate kinase family protein — protein MAIAGLTAAGKTTHARLLADALGYRYVSATGILLELLGIESDTGRAWFDHQERIRKARSAGDVDAELDRRLIQLATEEDGLVLDSWAIAWTCRVPMVRLWFESDALSRTWKCFVSQGESPEHDLDGCLRIIEDKDTSTRDLFLQHHGFDLFLDREIFDAILDNTHLIHRPTRRAADAGIAAFAPVVQAVVESLLSDRQGDLASAALNWTNDQRSCLVHVRRKRGDDPS, from the coding sequence GTGGCGATCGCAGGACTGACGGCGGCCGGAAAAACCACGCACGCGAGGCTTCTCGCCGACGCGCTCGGCTACCGGTACGTATCGGCGACTGGAATCCTGCTGGAGTTGCTGGGGATCGAGTCCGACACGGGGCGAGCATGGTTCGATCACCAGGAGCGTATACGGAAGGCCAGATCTGCTGGCGATGTGGACGCCGAGCTGGACCGGCGTCTGATCCAGCTCGCTACGGAAGAAGACGGACTGGTCCTCGACAGTTGGGCGATCGCTTGGACCTGCCGCGTGCCGATGGTTAGGTTGTGGTTCGAGTCGGATGCCCTGTCGCGGACCTGGAAGTGCTTCGTATCCCAGGGAGAATCACCGGAGCACGACCTCGACGGTTGCCTGCGGATCATCGAGGACAAAGACACTTCCACACGAGATTTGTTTCTTCAGCATCACGGATTCGATCTGTTTCTGGACCGAGAAATCTTCGACGCAATCCTGGACAACACGCATCTCATCCACCGGCCGACCAGACGAGCCGCAGACGCCGGGATAGCGGCGTTCGCTCCCGTCGTGCAGGCAGTAGTCGAATCTTTGCTTAGCGACCGGCAAGGCGATCTCGCGTCAGCGGCGCTCAATTGGACGAACGATCAAAGAAGTTGTTTGGTTCATGTACGCAGAAAACGGGGTGATGATCCATCATGA